In one window of Acidovorax sp. HDW3 DNA:
- a CDS encoding DUF3297 family protein: MSNPADNLLPLPDRLAIDPRSPHHAAAVLAQQADIGVRLNGKERFDVEEYCVSEGWIKVPAGKTRDRTGRPLLLALKGSVEVFYK; encoded by the coding sequence ATGAGCAACCCTGCCGACAACCTTCTGCCCCTGCCCGATCGCCTGGCGATCGACCCGCGCAGCCCGCACCACGCCGCCGCCGTGCTGGCGCAGCAGGCCGACATTGGCGTGCGGCTCAATGGCAAGGAGCGCTTTGACGTTGAGGAATACTGCGTCAGCGAGGGTTGGATCAAGGTGCCCGCCGGCAAAACCCGCGACCGCACGGGCCGCCCGCTGCTGCTCGCGCTCAAGGGCAGCGTCGAGGTGTTTTACAAATAA